A genomic segment from Halorubrum depositum encodes:
- the leuS gene encoding leucine--tRNA ligase, which produces MSQEGYDHTAVENRWQEAWEDASVYHTPDEADDPTYVLGMYPYPSGKLHMGHVRNYTITDAYARYRRMRGDEVLHPMGWDAFGLPAENAAKERDTNPRDWTFDCIDTMRGQMKSMGFGYDWDREITTCTPEYYEWNQWLFTRFADADLVERRDAEVNWCPSCETVLADEQVEGDAELCWRCDTPVETRDLDQWFLKITEYADELLEAIDDLEGWPNSVRQMQRNWIGRQYGTTLDFHIDGHGPVEAFTTRVDTVHGATFFALAPDHPISEELAAEDDAVHQFVRHEADPEGDEPNGVETGLTATNPATGEEIPVFVADFVLSDVGTGALMAVPGHDERDHAFATKMGVDIRPVVAPEPDDWDGEAVPDAPDVSKEAFTDDGVLIDSGEYSGLDSETARERLTADIESAAESTQYQLRDWGISRQRYWGTPIPVVHCDDCGPVLVPDEDLPVELPDFINTTGNPLDAAEEWKRTACPDCGEPATRETDTMDTFVDSSWYFLRYVSPGLDDAPFDPERANDWMPVDQYVGGIEHAVMHLLYSRFFTKVLADEEGLQHREPFTNLLAQGMVQLEGEKMSKSKGNVVSPQRIVDEYGADTARLFMMQAAQPERDFDWSEEGVRSTHRFLSRLSDLVEERVAGDAADDDGDATGDDADDGDAATTDRDTIDEYVADEVDAAVAIAGAEYDGLTFNVALREAQDLVGTLRSYRGHADPDPETFERGLDVAVRLLAPVVPHLAEELWEALGRDGFVVEADWPTATVDRETVEKRRRLVANTREDVRDIVEVAGIEDPERIDVVVAPDWKYDALEIAIDSDADNLISELMGESHIRERGDDAASYGQDLQANREALQATLSADDEYDALRAAAWLIEREFDAPVRVERAADADDAVVRKAEPGRPAIDIAE; this is translated from the coding sequence GAAGACGCTTCCGTGTATCACACGCCGGACGAGGCCGACGACCCCACCTACGTGCTGGGGATGTACCCGTACCCGTCCGGGAAGCTCCACATGGGTCACGTCCGCAACTACACCATCACGGACGCGTACGCCCGGTACCGCCGGATGCGCGGCGACGAGGTGCTCCACCCGATGGGGTGGGACGCGTTCGGCCTCCCCGCCGAGAACGCCGCCAAGGAGCGCGACACCAACCCCCGCGACTGGACGTTCGACTGCATCGACACGATGCGCGGGCAGATGAAGTCGATGGGGTTCGGCTACGACTGGGACCGCGAGATCACCACCTGCACGCCGGAGTACTACGAGTGGAACCAGTGGCTGTTCACGCGCTTCGCCGACGCCGATCTCGTGGAGCGGCGCGACGCCGAGGTGAACTGGTGTCCCTCCTGCGAGACCGTCCTCGCCGACGAGCAGGTCGAGGGCGACGCCGAGCTGTGCTGGCGGTGCGACACGCCCGTCGAGACCCGCGACCTCGATCAGTGGTTCCTGAAAATAACCGAGTACGCCGACGAGCTGTTAGAGGCCATCGACGACCTGGAGGGGTGGCCCAACTCGGTGCGACAGATGCAGCGCAACTGGATCGGCCGGCAGTACGGGACGACGCTGGACTTCCATATCGACGGCCACGGCCCCGTCGAGGCGTTCACCACCCGCGTCGACACGGTCCACGGCGCGACGTTCTTCGCGCTCGCGCCGGATCACCCGATCAGCGAGGAGCTGGCCGCCGAGGACGACGCGGTCCACCAGTTCGTCCGCCACGAGGCCGACCCCGAGGGCGACGAGCCGAACGGCGTCGAGACGGGCCTCACCGCCACGAACCCGGCCACGGGCGAGGAGATCCCCGTCTTCGTCGCCGACTTCGTCCTCTCGGACGTTGGGACGGGCGCGCTGATGGCGGTGCCCGGCCACGACGAGCGCGACCACGCGTTCGCGACGAAGATGGGCGTCGACATCCGCCCGGTCGTCGCACCGGAGCCGGACGACTGGGACGGCGAGGCGGTCCCGGACGCGCCCGACGTGAGCAAGGAAGCGTTCACCGACGACGGCGTGCTGATCGACTCCGGCGAGTACAGCGGCCTCGACAGCGAGACGGCCCGCGAGCGGCTCACCGCGGACATCGAGAGCGCCGCGGAGAGCACCCAGTACCAGCTGCGCGACTGGGGGATCTCCCGCCAGCGCTACTGGGGCACCCCGATCCCGGTCGTCCACTGCGACGACTGCGGCCCGGTACTGGTCCCGGACGAGGACCTGCCGGTCGAGCTGCCGGATTTCATCAACACCACCGGGAACCCGCTGGACGCCGCCGAGGAGTGGAAGCGGACCGCGTGTCCCGACTGCGGCGAGCCGGCCACCCGCGAGACCGACACGATGGACACGTTCGTCGACTCCTCGTGGTACTTCCTGCGCTACGTCTCGCCGGGCCTCGACGACGCGCCGTTCGACCCAGAGCGCGCGAACGACTGGATGCCGGTCGACCAGTACGTCGGCGGCATCGAGCACGCCGTGATGCACCTGCTGTACTCCCGCTTCTTCACCAAGGTGCTCGCCGACGAGGAGGGGTTACAGCACCGTGAGCCGTTCACGAACCTGCTGGCGCAGGGGATGGTCCAGCTTGAGGGCGAGAAGATGTCCAAGTCGAAGGGGAACGTCGTCTCCCCGCAGCGCATCGTCGACGAGTACGGCGCCGACACGGCCCGGCTGTTCATGATGCAGGCGGCCCAGCCCGAGCGCGACTTCGACTGGTCCGAGGAGGGCGTGCGGTCGACCCACCGGTTCCTCTCCCGCCTGAGCGACCTCGTCGAGGAGCGCGTCGCGGGCGACGCGGCGGATGACGACGGCGACGCGACGGGGGACGACGCGGACGACGGCGACGCGGCGACCACCGACCGCGACACGATCGACGAGTACGTCGCCGACGAGGTCGACGCCGCCGTCGCCATCGCGGGCGCGGAGTACGACGGCCTGACGTTCAACGTCGCGCTCCGCGAGGCGCAGGACCTCGTGGGGACGCTCCGGAGCTACCGCGGGCACGCCGACCCGGACCCCGAGACCTTCGAGCGCGGGCTGGACGTCGCCGTCCGGCTGCTCGCGCCGGTCGTCCCGCACCTCGCCGAGGAGCTGTGGGAGGCGCTGGGACGGGACGGGTTCGTCGTCGAGGCCGACTGGCCGACCGCGACGGTCGACCGCGAGACGGTCGAGAAGCGTCGCCGGCTGGTGGCGAACACCCGCGAGGACGTGCGCGACATCGTCGAGGTCGCCGGCATCGAGGACCCCGAGCGGATCGACGTCGTCGTCGCCCCCGACTGGAAGTACGACGCGCTGGAGATCGCGATCGACAGCGACGCGGACAACCTCATCTCCGAGCTGATGGGGGAGAGCCACATCCGCGAGCGGGGCGACGACGCCGCCTCCTACGGGCAGGACCTGCAGGCGAACCGCGAGGCGCTGCAGGCGACCCTGTCGGCCGACGACGAGTACGACGCGCTCCGGGCGGCCGCGTGGCTGATCGAGCGCGAGTTCGACGCCCCGGTCCGCGTCGAGCGCGCCGCGGACGCCGACGACGCGGTGGTCCGCAAGGCGGAGCCGGGTCGCCCCGCGATCGACATCGCCGAGTAG